A single genomic interval of Dromiciops gliroides isolate mDroGli1 chromosome 1, mDroGli1.pri, whole genome shotgun sequence harbors:
- the LOC122737228 gene encoding 40S ribosomal protein S13-like encodes MSRLHTPGKCLSQLILLYSCSVPTWLKLTLDDMKEQIYKRAKKGLPPSQIGVILRDSHGVAQVHFVTGNKILRILKSKGFAPDLPEDLYHLIKKAVAIQKHLEGNRKDKDSKFLLILKESIVHMLARYYKTKRVLYPIGNMNHPQPLL; translated from the coding sequence ATGAGTCGCCTGCACACTCCGGGGAAGTGCCTGTCCCAGTTGATTTTGCTGTACAGCTGCAGCGTGCCCACGTGGCTGAAGCTCACCTTGGACGATATGAAGGAACAGATCTACAAGCGGGCCAAGAAGGGCCTGCCGCCCTCCCAGATTGGTGTGATCCTGAGGGATTCCCATGGTGTGGCACAAGTGCACTTTGTAACTGGCAATAAAATTTTGAGAATTCTCAAGTCCAAGGGATTTGCCCCTGATCTTCCTGAAGATCTTTATCACTTGATCAAGAAAGCTGTTGCTATTCAAAAGCATCTTGAGGGAAACAGAAAGGATAAGGATTCTAAATTCCTTCTGATTCTCAAGGAGAGCATAGTTCACATGCTGGCTCGTTACTACAAGACCAAGAGAGTTCTCTACCCAATTGGAAATATGAATCATCCACAACCTCTGCTCTAG